One segment of Chelmon rostratus isolate fCheRos1 chromosome 17, fCheRos1.pri, whole genome shotgun sequence DNA contains the following:
- the si:ch211-198m17.1 gene encoding mucin-5AC isoform X5 — MFLSFVSVVFVLSAAVRGTTTATGTSTESPNARAVSDTTITPTSGSSSSITTSALTPPPSSTTEHFTASGSSSTPEKGTTESTTMKPSTSTAEMTSSQSSTESRTAAGADSSTITATSKFTTSSPTGSPSAPTSGTTPPPASSPSTSTTITHTSNSPTSATPKTSTTQTVSTNTSPETTPSSSTITTDGPTPSSPTAISTTSSLPTSTSPGSSTTLDTTTLSPSTTTSGGMTTAAITHDVTSDGGMSTDTPTTPAVSDTTVAPTLTPSSGITTSTLTAPPPSTTEHFTASVSATTESSTTESTTMKPSTTPASPQTTVTTVTTSSPTDSPSAPTSGTTTTPAPSTPTTHTTTGTTASSTAAHTTNTITSTPSTTAHTSSSPASTTTVTPETSTSVLTTTALTTSTNTSHETTTTTSSSTITTITTAGPTPSSPTSISTASSLPTSTSPGSSTTLVTTTLSPSTTTSGVTTNLTMSTKPPADTTTVSSTTASTAFITIPVLVCPAVPCPPDSICSDGTCQCRTGTVMENGVCTPAQVFAGELHLIALTFEPEMNNRSSKIFQETALNISKALFEALKDVPGYQRSEVLRLEEGSVRATVNNIFENTNATEDSIKESIEKAINDSADSGGLLAGAAFTGENLCDQAPFPCEIYSTTCENRNGRAICFCKDGYIASLYSNTTCIGCPSGQQPDGDTCKPCSFGYAGFNCNDSSLLAVVVISSVLGGLLLILVLAVLGYFCWRRFSKRKPDLSSSPYSSSESWPAGIVSIPRATTSWNSDRPVEMVEGANANIAGNRTYQNGAGFHRKQRGWKKTGSYELNPDGMRTFKGKNPSRYSYLVQGHENPYFLPGDDRIN; from the exons GAACGACGACAGCGACAGGAACGAGCACTGAGTCACCCAACGCTCGTGCAGTTTCTGACACCACTATAACTCCAACCTCAGGTTCTAGTAGCAGCATCACAACGAGCGCTTTAACACCTCCACCATCATCCACCACAGAGCACTTCACAGCCTCAGGATCTAGTTCTACTCCAGAAAAAGGCACAACAGAATCTACAACTATGAAACCTTCGACCTCTACTGCAGAGATGACCTCATCTCAGTCCAGCACAGAGTCCAGgacagctgcaggagcagacagcagcaccaTTACTGCAACTAGTAAATTCACCACCAGCAGCCCAACTGGCTCCCCATCGGCTCCAACCAGTGGTACAACTCCCCCACCTGCTTCAAGCCCTTCTACAAGTacaacaatcacacacaccagcaacagCCCAACAAGTGCAACTCCAAAAACctctacaacacaaacagtctcTACTAACACCTCGCCTGAGACCACACCCTCATCCTCCACCATCACCACAGATGGACCCACACCCTCCTCACCTACCGCCATCTCCACCACTAGTTCTCTCCCTACAAGCACCTCCCCAGGCAGTAGCACCACTTTAGATACCACCACCCTTAGTCCCTCAACAACGACCTCAGGAG GAATGACGACAGCAGCCATCACACATGATGTCACCAGTGACGGAGGAATGAGCACTGACACACCCACTACTCCTGCAGTTTCTGACACCACTGTAGCTCCAACTTTAACTCCAAGCAGCGGCATCACAACCAGCACCTTAACAGCTCCACCACCATCCACCACAGAGCACTTCACAGCTTCAGTATCTGCTACTACAGAAAGTAGCACAACAGAATCTACAACGATGAAACCTTCCACCACTCCTGCAAGCCCTCAAACCACTGTAACCACAGTCACCACCAGCAGTCCAACTGACTCCCCATCAGCTCCAACCAGCGGTACAACTACCACACCTGCTCCAAGTACACCGACTACACACACAACCACCGGCACAACTGCAAGTTCAACCGCTGCACACACAACCAACACAATTACAAGTACCCCGAGTACCACTGCACATACCAGCAGCAGCCCAGCAAGTACAACTACAGTGACTCCAGAAACCTCTACATCTGTGCTTACTACAACTGCACTAACAACCTCTACTAACACCTCGCATGAGACCACCACCACAACCTCATCCTCCACTATCACCACAATCACAACAGCTGGACCCACACCCTCCTCACCTACCTCCATCTCCACCGCCAGTTCTCTCCCTACGAGCACCTCCCCAGGCAGTAGCACCACTTTAGTTACCACCACCCTTAGTCCCTCAACAACGACCTCAGGAG TGACCACCAATTTGACTATGTCAACCAAACCACCCGCTGACACTACAACAGTCTCATCCACCACCGCTTCCACCGCCTTCATCACCATCCCAGTCCTGG TGTGTCCTGCTGTCCCGTGCCCACCTGACAGCATTTGTAGTGATGGCACTTGCCAGTGTCGCACTGGTACCGTCATGGAGAATGGCGTCTGTACGCCCG CTCAAGTGTTTGCAGGCGAGCTTCACCTCATCGCCCTTACCTTTGAGCCAGAAATGAACAACAGGTCCTCGAAAATATTCCAGGAAACAGCACTTAATATCTCAAAAGCG CTCTTTGAAGCTCTCAAAGACGTGCCTGGGTACCAAAGGTCTGAGGTTCTGCGACTTGA AGAAGGAAGCGTGAGAGCAACTGTAAACAACATCTTTGAAAACACCAATGCCACTGAAGACTCTATCAAAGAGTCCATTGAGAAAGCTATAAATGACTCAGCTGACTCAGGTGGACTATTGGCTGGTGCTGCTTTTACAG GTGAAAACCTGTGTGATCAGGCGCCATTTCCTTGTGAAATCTACTCTACAACTTGTGAAAATAGAAACGGCCGGGCTATTTGTTTCTGTAAAGACGGCTACATCGCCAGCCTGTACTCAAACACCACCTGCATCG GGTGTCCAAGTGGGCAGCAGCCAGATGGAGACACATGCAAACC GTGTAGTTTTGGATATGCTGGCTTCAACTGTAATGATT cgTCTCTGCTGGCAGTGGTGGTCATCTCCTCTGTACTGGGAGGACTTCTCCTCATCCTGGTCCTTGCTGTGCTCGGTTACTTCTGCTG GAGGAGATTCTCAAAGAGAAAGCCAGACCTCAGCAGCAGCCCATACTCCTCAAGTGAGTCCTGGCCCGCCGGCATCGTCTCCATCCCCCGTGCAACCACTTCATGGAATTCAGACCGTCCAGTGGAGATGGTAGAAGGGGCCAACGCCAATATCGCGGGGAACAGAACGTATCAAAACGGAGCG GGGTTCCATCggaagcagagaggatggaAAAAG ACGGGGTCATACGAACTCAACCCAGATGGAATGAGGACCTTCAAAGGTAAAAATCCGTCCCGGTACTCCTACCTGGTTCAAGGCCACGAGAACCCCTACTTCTTACCAGGAGATGACAGGATAAACTGA
- the si:ch211-198m17.1 gene encoding mucin-5AC isoform X4 has translation MFLSFVSVVFVLSAAVRGTTTATGTSTESPNARAVSDTTITPTSGSSSSITTSALTPPPSSTTEHFTASGSSSTPEKGTTESTTMKPSTSTAEMTSSQSSTESRTAAGADSSTITATSKFTTSSPTGSPSAPTSGTTPPPASSPSTSTTITHTSNSPTSATPKTSTTQTVSTNTSPETTPSSSTITTDGPTPSSPTAISTTSSLPTSTSPGSSTTLDTTTLSPSTTTSGEMTTAAITHDVTSDGGMSTDTPTTPAVSHMTVTPTSGSSSSITTSTLTAPPSSTTEHFTASVSATTESSTTESTTMKPSTTPASPQTTVTTVTTSSPTDSPSAPTSGMTTAAITHDVTSDGGMSTDTPTTPAVSDTTVAPTLTPSSGITTSTLTAPPPSTTEHFTASVSATTESSTTESTTMKPSTTPASPQTTVTTVTTSSPTDSPSAPTSGTTTTPAPSTPTTHTTTGTTASSTAAHTTNTITSTPSTTAHTSSSPASTTTVTPETSTSVLTTTALTTSTNTSHETTTTTSSSTITTITTAGPTPSSPTSISTASSLPTSTSPGSSTTLVTTTLSPSTTTSGVTTNLTMSTKPPADTTTVSSTTASTAFITIPVLVCPAVPCPPDSICSDGTCQCRTGTVMENGVCTPAQVFAGELHLIALTFEPEMNNRSSKIFQETALNISKALFEALKDVPGYQRSEVLRLEEGSVRATVNNIFENTNATEDSIKESIEKAINDSADSGGLLAGAAFTGENLCDQAPFPCEIYSTTCENRNGRAICFCKDGYIASLYSNTTCIGCPSGQQPDGDTCKPCSFGYAGFNCNDSSLLAVVVISSVLGGLLLILVLAVLGYFCWRRFSKRKPDLSSSPYSSSESWPAGIVSIPRATTSWNSDRPVEMVEGANANIAGNRTYQNGAGFHRKQRGWKKTGSYELNPDGMRTFKGKNPSRYSYLVQGHENPYFLPGDDRIN, from the exons GAACGACGACAGCGACAGGAACGAGCACTGAGTCACCCAACGCTCGTGCAGTTTCTGACACCACTATAACTCCAACCTCAGGTTCTAGTAGCAGCATCACAACGAGCGCTTTAACACCTCCACCATCATCCACCACAGAGCACTTCACAGCCTCAGGATCTAGTTCTACTCCAGAAAAAGGCACAACAGAATCTACAACTATGAAACCTTCGACCTCTACTGCAGAGATGACCTCATCTCAGTCCAGCACAGAGTCCAGgacagctgcaggagcagacagcagcaccaTTACTGCAACTAGTAAATTCACCACCAGCAGCCCAACTGGCTCCCCATCGGCTCCAACCAGTGGTACAACTCCCCCACCTGCTTCAAGCCCTTCTACAAGTacaacaatcacacacaccagcaacagCCCAACAAGTGCAACTCCAAAAACctctacaacacaaacagtctcTACTAACACCTCGCCTGAGACCACACCCTCATCCTCCACCATCACCACAGATGGACCCACACCCTCCTCACCTACCGCCATCTCCACCACTAGTTCTCTCCCTACAAGCACCTCCCCAGGCAGTAGCACCACTTTAGATACCACCACCCTTAGTCCCTCAACAACGACCTCAGGAG AAATGACGACAGCAGCCATCACACATGATGTCACCAGTGATGGAGGAATGAGCACTGACACACCCACCACTCCTGCAGTTTCTCACATGACTGTAACTCCAACCTCAGGAtcaagcagcagcatcacaacCAGCACCTTAACAGCTCCACCATCATCCACCACAGAGCACTTCACAGCTTCAGTATCTGCTACTACAGAAAGTAGCACAACAGAATCTACAACGATGAAACCTTCCACCACTCCTGCAAGCCCTCAAACCACTGTAACCACAGTCACCACCAGCAGTCCAACTGACTCCCCATCAGCTCCAACCAGCG GAATGACGACAGCAGCCATCACACATGATGTCACCAGTGACGGAGGAATGAGCACTGACACACCCACTACTCCTGCAGTTTCTGACACCACTGTAGCTCCAACTTTAACTCCAAGCAGCGGCATCACAACCAGCACCTTAACAGCTCCACCACCATCCACCACAGAGCACTTCACAGCTTCAGTATCTGCTACTACAGAAAGTAGCACAACAGAATCTACAACGATGAAACCTTCCACCACTCCTGCAAGCCCTCAAACCACTGTAACCACAGTCACCACCAGCAGTCCAACTGACTCCCCATCAGCTCCAACCAGCGGTACAACTACCACACCTGCTCCAAGTACACCGACTACACACACAACCACCGGCACAACTGCAAGTTCAACCGCTGCACACACAACCAACACAATTACAAGTACCCCGAGTACCACTGCACATACCAGCAGCAGCCCAGCAAGTACAACTACAGTGACTCCAGAAACCTCTACATCTGTGCTTACTACAACTGCACTAACAACCTCTACTAACACCTCGCATGAGACCACCACCACAACCTCATCCTCCACTATCACCACAATCACAACAGCTGGACCCACACCCTCCTCACCTACCTCCATCTCCACCGCCAGTTCTCTCCCTACGAGCACCTCCCCAGGCAGTAGCACCACTTTAGTTACCACCACCCTTAGTCCCTCAACAACGACCTCAGGAG TGACCACCAATTTGACTATGTCAACCAAACCACCCGCTGACACTACAACAGTCTCATCCACCACCGCTTCCACCGCCTTCATCACCATCCCAGTCCTGG TGTGTCCTGCTGTCCCGTGCCCACCTGACAGCATTTGTAGTGATGGCACTTGCCAGTGTCGCACTGGTACCGTCATGGAGAATGGCGTCTGTACGCCCG CTCAAGTGTTTGCAGGCGAGCTTCACCTCATCGCCCTTACCTTTGAGCCAGAAATGAACAACAGGTCCTCGAAAATATTCCAGGAAACAGCACTTAATATCTCAAAAGCG CTCTTTGAAGCTCTCAAAGACGTGCCTGGGTACCAAAGGTCTGAGGTTCTGCGACTTGA AGAAGGAAGCGTGAGAGCAACTGTAAACAACATCTTTGAAAACACCAATGCCACTGAAGACTCTATCAAAGAGTCCATTGAGAAAGCTATAAATGACTCAGCTGACTCAGGTGGACTATTGGCTGGTGCTGCTTTTACAG GTGAAAACCTGTGTGATCAGGCGCCATTTCCTTGTGAAATCTACTCTACAACTTGTGAAAATAGAAACGGCCGGGCTATTTGTTTCTGTAAAGACGGCTACATCGCCAGCCTGTACTCAAACACCACCTGCATCG GGTGTCCAAGTGGGCAGCAGCCAGATGGAGACACATGCAAACC GTGTAGTTTTGGATATGCTGGCTTCAACTGTAATGATT cgTCTCTGCTGGCAGTGGTGGTCATCTCCTCTGTACTGGGAGGACTTCTCCTCATCCTGGTCCTTGCTGTGCTCGGTTACTTCTGCTG GAGGAGATTCTCAAAGAGAAAGCCAGACCTCAGCAGCAGCCCATACTCCTCAAGTGAGTCCTGGCCCGCCGGCATCGTCTCCATCCCCCGTGCAACCACTTCATGGAATTCAGACCGTCCAGTGGAGATGGTAGAAGGGGCCAACGCCAATATCGCGGGGAACAGAACGTATCAAAACGGAGCG GGGTTCCATCggaagcagagaggatggaAAAAG ACGGGGTCATACGAACTCAACCCAGATGGAATGAGGACCTTCAAAGGTAAAAATCCGTCCCGGTACTCCTACCTGGTTCAAGGCCACGAGAACCCCTACTTCTTACCAGGAGATGACAGGATAAACTGA
- the si:ch211-198m17.1 gene encoding flocculation protein FLO11 isoform X6, translating to MFLSFVSVVFVLSAAVRGTTTATGTSTESPNARAVSDTTITPTSGSSSSITTSALTPPPSSTTEHFTASGSSSTPEKGTTESTTMKPSTSTAEMTSSQSSTESRTAAGADSSTITATSKFTTSSPTGSPSAPTSGTTPPPASSPSTSTTITHTSNSPTSATPKTSTTQTVSTNTSPETTPSSSTITTDGPTPSSPTAISTTSSLPTSTSPGSSTTLDTTTLSPSTTTSGVTTNLTMSTKPPADTTTVSSTTASTAFITIPVLVCPAVPCPPDSICSDGTCQCRTGTVMENGVCTPAQVFAGELHLIALTFEPEMNNRSSKIFQETALNISKALFEALKDVPGYQRSEVLRLEEGSVRATVNNIFENTNATEDSIKESIEKAINDSADSGGLLAGAAFTGENLCDQAPFPCEIYSTTCENRNGRAICFCKDGYIASLYSNTTCIGCPSGQQPDGDTCKPCSFGYAGFNCNDSSLLAVVVISSVLGGLLLILVLAVLGYFCWRRFSKRKPDLSSSPYSSSESWPAGIVSIPRATTSWNSDRPVEMVEGANANIAGNRTYQNGAGFHRKQRGWKKTGSYELNPDGMRTFKGKNPSRYSYLVQGHENPYFLPGDDRIN from the exons GAACGACGACAGCGACAGGAACGAGCACTGAGTCACCCAACGCTCGTGCAGTTTCTGACACCACTATAACTCCAACCTCAGGTTCTAGTAGCAGCATCACAACGAGCGCTTTAACACCTCCACCATCATCCACCACAGAGCACTTCACAGCCTCAGGATCTAGTTCTACTCCAGAAAAAGGCACAACAGAATCTACAACTATGAAACCTTCGACCTCTACTGCAGAGATGACCTCATCTCAGTCCAGCACAGAGTCCAGgacagctgcaggagcagacagcagcaccaTTACTGCAACTAGTAAATTCACCACCAGCAGCCCAACTGGCTCCCCATCGGCTCCAACCAGTGGTACAACTCCCCCACCTGCTTCAAGCCCTTCTACAAGTacaacaatcacacacaccagcaacagCCCAACAAGTGCAACTCCAAAAACctctacaacacaaacagtctcTACTAACACCTCGCCTGAGACCACACCCTCATCCTCCACCATCACCACAGATGGACCCACACCCTCCTCACCTACCGCCATCTCCACCACTAGTTCTCTCCCTACAAGCACCTCCCCAGGCAGTAGCACCACTTTAGATACCACCACCCTTAGTCCCTCAACAACGACCTCAGGAG TGACCACCAATTTGACTATGTCAACCAAACCACCCGCTGACACTACAACAGTCTCATCCACCACCGCTTCCACCGCCTTCATCACCATCCCAGTCCTGG TGTGTCCTGCTGTCCCGTGCCCACCTGACAGCATTTGTAGTGATGGCACTTGCCAGTGTCGCACTGGTACCGTCATGGAGAATGGCGTCTGTACGCCCG CTCAAGTGTTTGCAGGCGAGCTTCACCTCATCGCCCTTACCTTTGAGCCAGAAATGAACAACAGGTCCTCGAAAATATTCCAGGAAACAGCACTTAATATCTCAAAAGCG CTCTTTGAAGCTCTCAAAGACGTGCCTGGGTACCAAAGGTCTGAGGTTCTGCGACTTGA AGAAGGAAGCGTGAGAGCAACTGTAAACAACATCTTTGAAAACACCAATGCCACTGAAGACTCTATCAAAGAGTCCATTGAGAAAGCTATAAATGACTCAGCTGACTCAGGTGGACTATTGGCTGGTGCTGCTTTTACAG GTGAAAACCTGTGTGATCAGGCGCCATTTCCTTGTGAAATCTACTCTACAACTTGTGAAAATAGAAACGGCCGGGCTATTTGTTTCTGTAAAGACGGCTACATCGCCAGCCTGTACTCAAACACCACCTGCATCG GGTGTCCAAGTGGGCAGCAGCCAGATGGAGACACATGCAAACC GTGTAGTTTTGGATATGCTGGCTTCAACTGTAATGATT cgTCTCTGCTGGCAGTGGTGGTCATCTCCTCTGTACTGGGAGGACTTCTCCTCATCCTGGTCCTTGCTGTGCTCGGTTACTTCTGCTG GAGGAGATTCTCAAAGAGAAAGCCAGACCTCAGCAGCAGCCCATACTCCTCAAGTGAGTCCTGGCCCGCCGGCATCGTCTCCATCCCCCGTGCAACCACTTCATGGAATTCAGACCGTCCAGTGGAGATGGTAGAAGGGGCCAACGCCAATATCGCGGGGAACAGAACGTATCAAAACGGAGCG GGGTTCCATCggaagcagagaggatggaAAAAG ACGGGGTCATACGAACTCAACCCAGATGGAATGAGGACCTTCAAAGGTAAAAATCCGTCCCGGTACTCCTACCTGGTTCAAGGCCACGAGAACCCCTACTTCTTACCAGGAGATGACAGGATAAACTGA